A single window of Actinoallomurus bryophytorum DNA harbors:
- a CDS encoding glycerophosphodiester phosphodiesterase, whose product MTVAVSAHKGGSEDAPPATSEAYETALTTGAEYVEFDIRRTRDGDLVVFHDPQIAGRPIAGLTYEELCTATGHRVPLVREVMKLIAGRAVGHLDLKETGYEHEVVKLALELLGPGNFVATTLVDSSIRRIKDSYPEVTTALSLGRDLREVARLLRLPARARELYPLGRMRACGADWLAVHRRLARANVLRLCGRFGIPAMVWTVNGEPQLRQFLADPRVTVLITDRPRYALSLRT is encoded by the coding sequence ATGACGGTCGCCGTCTCAGCGCACAAGGGCGGGTCGGAAGACGCGCCACCGGCCACTTCGGAGGCGTACGAGACCGCGCTCACCACGGGCGCGGAGTACGTCGAGTTCGACATCCGGCGCACCCGCGACGGTGATCTCGTGGTCTTCCATGACCCGCAGATCGCCGGCCGGCCGATCGCCGGGCTGACCTACGAGGAGCTCTGCACCGCCACCGGGCACCGGGTCCCGCTGGTGCGCGAGGTGATGAAGCTGATCGCCGGAAGGGCGGTCGGCCATCTCGACCTCAAGGAGACCGGGTACGAGCACGAGGTCGTCAAGCTGGCGCTCGAACTCCTGGGTCCCGGCAACTTCGTCGCCACCACGCTCGTGGACTCCTCCATCCGGCGGATCAAGGACAGCTATCCGGAGGTCACCACGGCGCTCTCGCTCGGCCGTGACCTGCGGGAGGTGGCCCGGCTGCTGCGCCTGCCCGCACGGGCACGCGAGCTGTACCCCCTCGGGCGCATGCGTGCCTGCGGTGCCGACTGGCTCGCCGTACACCGGAGGCTGGCGCGGGCGAACGTCCTGCGCCTCTGCGGCCGGTTCGGCATCCCCGCGATGGTCTGGACGGTCAACGGGGAGCCTCAGCTGCGGCAGTTCCTCGCCGACCCCCGGGTGACCGTGCTGATCACGGACCGCCCCCGCTATGCGCTGAGCCTGCGTACCTGA
- a CDS encoding alpha/beta fold hydrolase codes for MSTPQFLTLPPGVRRTDIETSRGTFAALEALPGSGISERGPALLVPGYTGSKEDFISVLQTLAGAGRRVLALDMRGQYETPGPDDASAYTCTELGADIASVIETLSDPVHLVGHSFGGLVTRETVITEPTLIESYTLMSSGPAAISGGREVDGRVLLSALPKVGLEHLWATRMEPQAIAKGVPPDIVAFLRRRMFMNSAVGLMSMANELLSMADRVDQLAKVSGGASLPVLVLYGENDDAWDPEDQAFMAERLGARKVVIPGAAHSPAVEAPETTASALTSFWNDAERT; via the coding sequence GTGAGTACGCCCCAGTTTCTTACTCTGCCCCCCGGGGTTCGCCGGACGGACATCGAAACTTCGCGCGGCACCTTCGCCGCGCTCGAGGCGCTGCCCGGATCCGGGATCTCCGAACGCGGCCCGGCGCTCCTGGTGCCGGGCTACACCGGGAGCAAGGAAGACTTCATCTCCGTCCTGCAGACTCTCGCCGGCGCGGGCCGGCGCGTGCTCGCACTCGACATGCGCGGCCAGTACGAAACGCCGGGGCCCGACGACGCCTCGGCGTACACCTGCACCGAGCTGGGCGCCGACATCGCGTCGGTGATCGAGACGCTCAGCGACCCGGTCCACCTAGTCGGGCACTCCTTCGGCGGCCTGGTGACCCGCGAGACGGTGATCACCGAGCCGACGCTGATCGAGTCCTACACCCTGATGAGCTCGGGCCCGGCCGCGATCAGCGGCGGGCGCGAGGTCGATGGACGTGTCCTGCTCTCCGCGCTGCCCAAGGTCGGCCTCGAACACCTGTGGGCCACCCGGATGGAGCCCCAGGCGATCGCCAAGGGCGTTCCGCCGGACATCGTCGCGTTCCTGCGCCGGCGGATGTTCATGAACTCCGCCGTCGGCCTGATGAGCATGGCGAACGAACTGCTGTCCATGGCCGACCGCGTCGACCAGCTCGCCAAGGTCAGCGGCGGGGCGAGCCTGCCCGTACTCGTCCTGTACGGGGAGAACGACGACGCCTGGGATCCAGAAGACCAGGCCTTCATGGCCGAGCGCCTCGGTGCGCGGAAGGTGGTCATCCCCGGGGCCGCGCACTCGCCCGCCGTGGAGGCGCCCGAGACCACGGCGAGCGCCCTCACCAGCTTCTGGAACGACGCCGAGCGCACCTGA
- a CDS encoding oxygenase MpaB family protein produces MEATLQPPQSATWQVHIDRSMWIGGVRGLMLQALHPIAMRGVWQNSSFQEDPIGRLQRTADFVGVVTWGTAEEADRLGRRVRGIHRALRINDPDTGRVHRVDDPELLLWVHCAEVSSYLEVARRAGLRLSDRQADRYLAEQRRSATYVGLHEEDVPGSVAEMGAFFAEARPELKVTPEARAAVRFLLWPKLPHEMRFLRPGKPAYVPFGALCYYSLPGWARRMYGILPEIPQPVVTAALRSFRMAMNSLPEGLHDRSFQPATRQMLAGARRRLATEGYDLSRGLYGLRDPRRWPSRQMEQVE; encoded by the coding sequence ATGGAAGCGACCCTGCAACCCCCGCAGAGTGCCACCTGGCAGGTCCACATCGACCGGTCGATGTGGATCGGCGGAGTACGCGGCCTCATGCTGCAGGCTCTGCACCCCATCGCGATGCGCGGCGTCTGGCAGAACTCCTCCTTCCAGGAGGACCCGATCGGCCGGCTGCAGCGCACCGCCGACTTCGTCGGGGTCGTGACCTGGGGCACCGCCGAGGAGGCCGACCGGCTCGGACGCCGGGTGCGCGGTATCCACCGGGCACTACGGATCAACGACCCCGACACCGGTCGTGTCCACCGCGTCGACGATCCGGAGCTGCTGCTGTGGGTGCACTGCGCGGAGGTGTCGTCCTATCTCGAGGTCGCCCGCCGTGCCGGCCTGCGGCTGAGCGACCGCCAGGCCGACCGGTACCTCGCCGAGCAGCGTCGCAGCGCCACGTACGTCGGGCTGCACGAGGAGGACGTGCCGGGCAGCGTCGCCGAGATGGGGGCGTTCTTCGCCGAGGCGCGGCCGGAGCTCAAGGTCACTCCGGAGGCGCGCGCCGCCGTACGCTTCCTGCTCTGGCCCAAGCTGCCGCACGAGATGCGCTTCCTGCGGCCCGGCAAGCCGGCGTACGTGCCGTTCGGCGCGCTCTGCTACTACTCGCTGCCCGGCTGGGCCCGGCGGATGTACGGCATCCTCCCCGAGATCCCGCAACCTGTGGTGACCGCGGCCCTGCGGTCCTTCCGCATGGCGATGAACTCGCTGCCCGAGGGCCTGCACGACAGATCCTTCCAGCCCGCGACCCGGCAGATGCTCGCCGGCGCACGCCGGCGGCTCGCGACCGAGGGCTACGACCTGAGCCGAGGCCTGTACGGCCTGCGCGACCCACGCCGCTGGCCGTCCCGCCAGATGGAACAGGTGGAATGA
- a CDS encoding RecB family exonuclease encodes MAIEQLGFEGMPKRLYPCTPSRLNTWLDCPRRYRMTYLDRPKPDRGPPWAHNSVGASVHNALAGWWRLPATDRTPESAGRLLERGWLTDGFRDAAQSADWRQRSRAMVERYVAGLDPADEPVGVERTVSMKTHLITVQGRIDRLDRRHGELVVVDYKTGRRPLTSDDARSSLALALYAAASGRMMRAPCRLVELHHLPTGEVAVWEHTEDSLDRHLRRAEDIAEECGQADEWYREHIAPGAAAGLPHAEFDAMFPPRTGVLCGWCDYARHCPEGRAAAPARDPWAALPDEV; translated from the coding sequence ATGGCGATCGAGCAGCTCGGTTTCGAGGGGATGCCGAAACGGCTCTACCCCTGTACGCCCTCGCGGCTCAACACCTGGCTCGACTGTCCCCGCCGCTACCGCATGACCTACCTTGACCGGCCCAAGCCGGACAGGGGCCCGCCGTGGGCGCACAACAGCGTGGGCGCGAGCGTCCACAACGCGCTCGCCGGGTGGTGGCGGCTGCCGGCGACGGACCGCACACCCGAGTCGGCCGGGCGGCTGCTGGAGCGCGGCTGGCTGACGGACGGATTCCGGGACGCGGCCCAGTCCGCGGACTGGCGACAGCGTTCGCGCGCGATGGTCGAGCGCTACGTCGCCGGACTCGACCCGGCCGACGAGCCGGTCGGCGTCGAGCGCACGGTGTCGATGAAGACTCACCTGATCACCGTGCAGGGACGCATCGACCGGCTGGACCGCCGTCACGGTGAGCTGGTCGTGGTCGACTACAAGACCGGCCGCCGCCCCCTCACCAGCGACGACGCGCGCTCGTCTCTTGCGCTGGCGCTGTACGCCGCGGCGTCCGGGCGGATGATGCGCGCCCCGTGCCGCCTGGTCGAGCTGCACCACCTGCCGACCGGCGAGGTCGCGGTCTGGGAGCACACCGAGGACTCTCTCGACCGCCATCTGCGGCGCGCCGAGGACATCGCCGAGGAGTGCGGGCAGGCCGACGAGTGGTACCGCGAGCACATCGCGCCCGGGGCAGCCGCAGGACTGCCGCACGCGGAGTTCGACGCGATGTTCCCACCCCGTACGGGCGTGCTCTGCGGCTGGTGCGACTACGCCCGGCACTGCCCGGAGGGCCGCGCGGCCGCTCCCGCACGCGACCCCTGGGCGGCCCTCCCCGACGAGGTCTAG
- a CDS encoding MBL fold metallo-hydrolase, whose product MDARIEKVVTSGKVMLDDTEYDIESNTYVVGDDDTVIVIDPAFDAEAILKAVGEREVMAVICTDGRDGHLSAVLEVAEADEEDPAPIALHTRDRLLWRQHFRALANESEDAEFMKDLTPDLDIEDGGVFEIGDAQLEVMHTPGHTPGSICLYSEQLGVLFSGDTLHKGRPGRIGADYPELQEQLNSIGALLGPLPKETRVLPGQGDETTVGEEDSQWESWFALAQEPDES is encoded by the coding sequence GTGGACGCGCGCATCGAGAAAGTAGTGACGTCGGGCAAGGTCATGCTCGACGACACCGAATACGACATCGAGAGCAACACCTATGTCGTCGGCGACGACGACACGGTCATCGTCATCGACCCGGCGTTCGACGCCGAGGCCATCCTCAAGGCGGTCGGCGAGCGTGAGGTCATGGCCGTCATCTGCACCGACGGCCGCGACGGGCACCTCAGTGCCGTCCTGGAGGTCGCCGAGGCCGACGAGGAGGACCCGGCGCCGATCGCGCTGCACACCCGCGACCGTCTGCTCTGGCGTCAGCACTTCCGCGCCCTCGCGAACGAGAGCGAGGACGCGGAGTTCATGAAGGACCTCACCCCCGACCTCGACATCGAGGACGGCGGTGTGTTCGAGATCGGCGACGCGCAGCTCGAGGTCATGCACACGCCCGGGCACACCCCGGGCAGCATCTGCCTCTACAGCGAGCAGCTCGGCGTGCTGTTCTCCGGCGACACCCTGCACAAGGGCAGGCCGGGCCGGATCGGCGCCGACTACCCCGAGCTCCAAGAACAGCTCAACTCCATCGGAGCGCTGCTCGGTCCGCTGCCCAAGGAGACCCGGGTCCTGCCCGGCCAGGGCGACGAGACCACCGTCGGCGAGGAGGACTCCCAGTGGGAGAGCTGGTTCGCCCTGGCACAGGAGCCCGACGAGTCCTGA
- a CDS encoding protein kinase domain-containing protein, producing MPDISPLQPEDPARLGPYTLIGRLGHGGYGVVYLAETADAERVAVKLLRTALAEAGGERDRFAREAAAAKQVARFCTAQVLDADIAGDQPYIVSEYVPGPSLQALVAERGPIEGGALDRLAIGTATALVAIHQAGVVHRDLKPPNVLIGPDGPRVIDFGIARMTDRAATLTGHTLGTPAYMAPEQVSGGEATPATDVFAWGATLAFAANGTPPFGRDSIGVLAYRIVNEPPELGALTDGLRDLVAECLEKDPARRPSASVLLMRLLGHSTVPGGEQAQTILAEGVTAAADLPPTLPASHVPVPVGAARPAVASRKKSRNWAPAVIGAAGALALAGAAIIAVVAFGGDDRSPVPGPTRTVYTGSTGRQRQSTPPGAGRSSPSDVHPAPQPVLLVEPSGCDLGTTGLSCTVTLTGSGATVHWMATAADPLSLSPSSGTLEPGDTDTVTITLHPPSPRVSGSASVTFTGGGHAHAVRVTWEGEPAPDPSST from the coding sequence ATGCCGGACATCTCGCCCCTGCAGCCGGAGGATCCGGCGCGCTTGGGCCCGTACACGCTGATCGGCCGGCTCGGCCACGGCGGTTACGGTGTGGTCTACCTCGCCGAGACCGCGGACGCCGAGCGCGTGGCCGTCAAGCTGCTGCGGACCGCTCTGGCCGAGGCGGGCGGCGAACGCGACCGATTCGCGCGGGAGGCGGCCGCCGCCAAGCAGGTGGCACGCTTCTGCACCGCCCAGGTGCTCGACGCCGACATCGCCGGCGACCAGCCGTACATCGTCAGCGAGTACGTCCCAGGACCGTCGCTGCAGGCTCTCGTGGCCGAACGCGGGCCGATCGAGGGCGGGGCGCTGGACCGGCTGGCCATCGGCACCGCCACCGCGCTGGTCGCCATCCACCAGGCCGGGGTGGTGCACCGCGATCTCAAGCCGCCGAACGTCCTGATCGGCCCCGACGGCCCCCGCGTGATCGACTTCGGCATCGCGCGGATGACGGACCGCGCGGCCACGCTCACGGGGCACACGCTCGGCACCCCGGCGTACATGGCGCCCGAACAGGTGTCGGGCGGCGAGGCCACGCCGGCGACCGATGTGTTCGCGTGGGGCGCGACGCTGGCCTTCGCCGCCAACGGCACGCCGCCCTTCGGCCGCGACTCCATCGGTGTGCTCGCCTACCGGATCGTGAACGAGCCGCCGGAGCTCGGAGCCCTGACGGACGGTCTTCGCGACCTGGTCGCCGAGTGCCTCGAAAAGGACCCGGCCCGGCGGCCGTCCGCGAGCGTGCTCCTGATGCGCCTGCTCGGCCACTCCACGGTCCCCGGCGGAGAGCAGGCGCAGACGATCCTGGCCGAGGGGGTCACGGCGGCCGCGGACCTGCCGCCGACCCTCCCGGCCTCGCACGTGCCCGTGCCGGTGGGCGCGGCCCGGCCGGCGGTGGCGTCGCGGAAGAAAAGCCGGAACTGGGCGCCGGCGGTGATCGGCGCGGCCGGGGCGCTCGCGCTGGCCGGAGCGGCGATCATCGCCGTGGTCGCGTTCGGCGGCGACGACCGGTCGCCGGTGCCCGGGCCGACCAGGACCGTCTACACGGGCTCGACCGGCCGGCAGCGTCAGAGCACCCCGCCGGGGGCGGGCAGGTCCTCGCCCTCGGACGTACACCCGGCACCACAGCCGGTGCTCCTCGTCGAGCCGTCGGGTTGCGACCTCGGCACCACCGGCCTCAGCTGCACCGTGACGCTCACGGGATCCGGCGCGACGGTCCACTGGATGGCGACCGCCGCCGATCCGCTCTCCCTGAGCCCGTCGAGCGGCACTCTGGAGCCCGGTGACACCGACACGGTCACGATCACCCTGCACCCGCCGTCGCCGCGGGTGAGCGGGTCGGCCTCGGTGACGTTCACGGGCGGCGGGCACGCTCACGCCGTCCGCGTCACGTGGGAGGGCGAGCCCGCCCCGGACCCCTCGTCGACCTGA
- a CDS encoding O-methyltransferase, with the protein MGGELWTAVDDYFDGALVPSDPALDAALEATEAAGLPMIGVAPNQGKMLQLLARLQGARRILEIGTLGGYSTIWLARALPAGGRLITLEVDPKHAEVARRNVDRADLGDVVELRLGPALETLPKLAAEGLGPFDLIFIDADKPSNADYFVWALELSRPGTLIIVDNVVRSGEVVDPDNDDPRTLGVHRLNAVIAAEPRVSATAVQTVGRKGHDGFVLALVNDDL; encoded by the coding sequence ATGGGCGGGGAGCTCTGGACGGCGGTCGACGACTACTTCGACGGGGCGCTGGTGCCCTCCGACCCCGCGCTGGACGCGGCACTGGAGGCGACCGAGGCGGCCGGGCTGCCGATGATCGGTGTCGCTCCGAACCAGGGCAAGATGCTCCAGCTCCTGGCCCGCCTGCAGGGCGCGCGCCGCATCCTGGAGATCGGCACGCTGGGTGGCTACAGCACGATCTGGCTGGCCAGGGCGCTGCCCGCCGGCGGCCGCCTGATCACCCTCGAGGTCGACCCGAAGCACGCCGAGGTGGCCCGCCGCAACGTCGACCGTGCCGATCTCGGCGACGTCGTCGAACTCCGCCTCGGCCCGGCCCTGGAGACGCTGCCGAAGCTCGCCGCCGAAGGCCTCGGGCCGTTCGACCTGATCTTCATCGACGCCGACAAGCCCAGTAACGCCGACTACTTCGTCTGGGCGCTCGAACTCTCCCGTCCCGGCACTCTGATCATCGTCGACAACGTGGTCCGCAGCGGCGAGGTCGTCGACCCGGACAACGACGACCCGCGGACGCTGGGCGTCCATCGCCTCAACGCCGTGATCGCGGCCGAGCCGCGGGTCAGTGCCACGGCGGTGCAGACGGTGGGACGCAAGGGACACGACGGGTTCGTGCTGGCGCTGGTGAACGACGACCTGTAG
- a CDS encoding zinc ribbon domain-containing protein, giving the protein MAVSAALSTGEVLSAPGLRETEGKRLLRLRLRLRRRPARARRGSNRKQRVKAAIGRSKARESDRRGTIDAPGRNVRAKAGPNRSVHAAGRGLLVARPRDKAPGRVEKVDPAFTSQICHACGYCDPGNRESQAVFRCRARARADHADVNAAKNIAAGRAVTARGGRPLGGPVNREPQPVFSSA; this is encoded by the coding sequence GTGGCCGTCTCGGCCGCGCTGTCGACCGGCGAGGTGCTGTCCGCCCCTGGCCTGCGGGAGACCGAGGGCAAGCGTCTGCTGCGGCTGCGGCTGCGGCTGCGGCGCAGGCCGGCTCGGGCGAGACGCGGGTCGAACCGCAAGCAGCGCGTGAAGGCCGCGATCGGCCGGTCGAAGGCCCGTGAGAGTGATCGGCGCGGCACCATCGACGCGCCAGGTAGGAATGTGCGGGCCAAGGCCGGGCCGAACCGGTCCGTTCACGCGGCCGGCCGGGGCCTGCTCGTGGCCCGGCCGCGGGACAAGGCGCCGGGGCGGGTGGAGAAGGTCGATCCCGCGTTCACGTCCCAGATCTGTCACGCCTGCGGGTACTGCGACCCGGGAAACCGTGAGAGCCAAGCGGTTTTTCGCTGTCGCGCCCGCGCGCGTGCCGATCACGCGGATGTGAACGCAGCCAAGAACATCGCGGCAGGACGTGCCGTGACCGCGCGGGGAGGCCGACCGCTGGGCGGGCCTGTGAACCGCGAACCTCAACCTGTTTTCTCCTCAGCGTAG
- a CDS encoding LysE family translocator has protein sequence MAEILWLGVLLGAGAALSVGPVFVTILGEAATRGLGAALRVILGSATADVILLLPALVFAWVIGAVARAVFWVGLVGAVFFTYLAAQAVRDALRLWREGQGLQTRGWAFWKGVTANLVNPLSWTFWLATGTPTMLRAQHVAGRPGLAVFTVTWFCVASGLEAVIAFAVARSGHLVGRRGQSVFTALSALLFATLAGMMLVRDVIA, from the coding sequence ATGGCTGAGATCCTCTGGCTCGGCGTCCTCCTCGGCGCGGGCGCCGCCCTGTCCGTCGGCCCGGTCTTCGTCACCATCCTCGGCGAGGCCGCGACGCGCGGTCTCGGCGCGGCCCTCCGCGTCATCCTCGGCTCCGCGACCGCGGACGTGATCCTGCTCCTGCCCGCCCTGGTCTTCGCCTGGGTGATCGGCGCCGTGGCACGTGCGGTGTTCTGGGTCGGCCTGGTGGGAGCCGTCTTCTTCACCTACCTCGCCGCGCAGGCCGTACGCGACGCGTTGCGGCTGTGGCGCGAGGGACAGGGCCTCCAGACGCGTGGCTGGGCGTTCTGGAAGGGCGTGACGGCCAACCTCGTCAACCCGCTGTCATGGACGTTCTGGCTGGCGACGGGGACGCCGACGATGCTGCGCGCCCAGCATGTGGCGGGCCGGCCCGGGCTGGCGGTGTTCACGGTGACGTGGTTCTGCGTCGCGTCCGGGCTGGAGGCCGTCATCGCCTTCGCCGTCGCGCGCTCCGGCCACCTGGTCGGCCGCCGGGGTCAGAGCGTGTTCACCGCCCTGTCCGCGCTGCTGTTCGCCACGCTCGCCGGGATGATGCTCGTCCGCGACGTCATCGCCTGA
- a CDS encoding PHP domain-containing protein, whose protein sequence is MLIDLHCHSSASDGTQPPADVVGRAHAAGVGVLALTDHDTVAGHAEAAGALPPGMTLVRGMELSCRLHDHSLHLLAYLFDAREPELAAERERIRDDRAHRARGMVERLSELGAPVTWEQVARITGESVPGRPHIARALVEAGVVASVEEAFTPEWIGAGGRAYVDRYALDPVRAVRLVRAAGGVPVLAHPRAARRGYSVADDDIAELAGAGLAGIEADHPDHAAPDRDALRVLAAGLGMFVTGASDDHGELTGHRLGAETTSEDAYDALRSAATGAAPDVRR, encoded by the coding sequence TTGCTCATCGACCTGCACTGCCACAGTTCCGCCTCCGATGGCACCCAGCCCCCCGCCGACGTCGTAGGCCGCGCCCATGCTGCGGGCGTCGGCGTTCTCGCCCTGACCGACCACGACACGGTCGCGGGCCACGCCGAGGCCGCGGGCGCGCTGCCGCCGGGCATGACGCTCGTACGCGGCATGGAGCTCTCGTGCCGGCTGCACGACCACAGCCTCCACCTGCTCGCGTACCTGTTCGACGCGAGGGAGCCGGAGCTCGCGGCCGAGCGGGAGCGCATCCGCGACGACCGTGCGCACCGGGCACGCGGCATGGTCGAGCGGCTGAGCGAGCTGGGTGCGCCCGTCACCTGGGAGCAGGTCGCGCGGATCACCGGTGAGTCCGTTCCCGGCCGGCCGCACATCGCGCGTGCCCTCGTCGAGGCCGGTGTCGTGGCGAGTGTGGAGGAGGCGTTCACGCCCGAGTGGATCGGAGCCGGCGGCCGCGCGTACGTCGACCGGTACGCCCTCGACCCGGTGCGTGCGGTCCGGCTCGTACGCGCGGCGGGCGGGGTGCCGGTGCTCGCCCATCCGCGAGCGGCGCGGCGCGGGTACTCCGTCGCCGACGATGACATCGCCGAGCTGGCCGGCGCGGGGCTCGCCGGGATCGAGGCCGACCACCCGGACCACGCCGCTCCCGACCGGGACGCGCTGCGGGTGCTGGCGGCGGGGCTGGGGATGTTCGTCACGGGGGCGAGCGATGACCACGGCGAGCTGACCGGTCACCGCCTGGGCGCCGAGACCACGTCGGAGGACGCGTACGACGCCTTGCGGTCCGCGGCCACCGGCGCGGCCCCGGACGTCAGGCGATGA